One Thauera sp. K11 DNA window includes the following coding sequences:
- a CDS encoding SdiA-regulated domain-containing protein, which yields MIRKSLRMGFIAALATAAFVPSLASAQALDLSRYTLTASFALPGTASESSAITWNWDSDTLFVVGDEGEYITEVSRTGTVIGSMRLTGFDDTEALTYVGNGQFVIGEERIQDVYRLTYQAGTTVARNSLASVSLGGTVGNVGLEGISYDRRDGSFVTVKEKSPQAVRAGGIDFGTGTHTLADLFSPALGVSDLSDVQVLSGFAGTGFADNLLIYSQESQRLLEVTRGGQIVSTFDFTFISGIAEGVTIAGDGTIFITDESPYVYVLSAPPVPEPETYALMLAGLCAVGFIARRRA from the coding sequence ATGATTAGAAAATCTCTGCGGATGGGCTTCATTGCCGCTCTGGCTACCGCTGCCTTTGTTCCTTCTCTGGCCTCCGCCCAGGCGCTGGACTTGTCTCGATATACCCTGACGGCGTCTTTTGCGCTTCCGGGAACGGCATCGGAATCCTCCGCCATCACCTGGAATTGGGATAGCGATACGCTCTTCGTCGTGGGCGATGAAGGCGAATACATCACCGAAGTCTCCAGAACGGGTACGGTGATCGGCAGCATGCGCTTGACGGGTTTCGACGACACCGAGGCGCTGACCTACGTCGGAAACGGCCAGTTCGTCATCGGCGAAGAGCGCATCCAGGACGTCTATCGCCTCACCTACCAGGCTGGCACGACCGTTGCCCGCAACAGCCTCGCGTCCGTGTCGCTGGGTGGCACCGTCGGCAACGTGGGCCTGGAGGGCATCTCCTACGATCGCCGCGACGGCTCGTTCGTGACCGTGAAGGAGAAGAGCCCGCAGGCCGTGCGTGCCGGTGGCATCGACTTCGGTACGGGCACCCATACCCTGGCGGATCTGTTCTCCCCGGCGCTCGGTGTGTCCGACCTGTCCGACGTGCAGGTGTTGTCGGGCTTCGCGGGTACCGGCTTTGCCGACAACCTGCTGATCTACAGCCAGGAATCGCAGCGCCTGCTGGAGGTTACCCGCGGCGGCCAGATCGTGAGCACTTTCGATTTCACGTTTATCAGCGGCATCGCCGAGGGTGTGACCATCGCCGGCGACGGCACGATCTTCATCACCGATGAATCGCCCTACGTCTATGTGCTCAGCGCTCCGCCCGTCCCCGAGCCTGAAACCTATGCGCTGATGCTTGCCGGCCTGTGCGCCGTCGGCTTCATTGCGCGCCGTCGTGCCTGA
- a CDS encoding lamin tail domain-containing protein, translating to MNRLNKYLIAIAALIAAGSASAAHPSGVVITEWMYQGANDTNREFIEFTNLGPVAVDFTGWSYDDDSRNAGTFPLSFFGIVESGESIIITEMNPNAFRTAWGLDASVKVWGPYTNNLGNGDEINLYDNLGTLVDRLKYGNNPRTRGISGHATSAEALGANDVSQWIFSSVGDSEGSWQSTLGDIGSPGRTAFAAAVPEPETYAMLIAGLGLIGALSRRRAQR from the coding sequence ATGAATCGCCTCAACAAGTATCTGATCGCAATCGCCGCCCTCATCGCCGCCGGCAGCGCCTCCGCTGCGCACCCCAGCGGTGTCGTGATCACCGAGTGGATGTACCAGGGCGCCAACGACACCAATCGCGAGTTCATCGAATTCACCAACCTGGGCCCGGTCGCGGTCGATTTCACCGGCTGGAGCTATGACGACGACTCCCGCAACGCCGGTACCTTTCCGCTGTCCTTCTTCGGCATCGTCGAGTCCGGCGAATCGATCATCATCACCGAGATGAACCCGAATGCGTTCCGTACCGCGTGGGGTCTGGACGCCAGCGTGAAGGTGTGGGGGCCCTACACCAACAACCTGGGCAATGGCGACGAGATCAACCTGTACGACAACCTGGGAACCCTGGTGGATCGTCTGAAGTATGGCAACAACCCGCGTACGCGCGGCATCAGCGGCCACGCCACCAGCGCCGAGGCACTGGGTGCCAACGATGTGTCGCAATGGATCTTCTCGTCGGTGGGCGACAGCGAAGGTTCCTGGCAATCGACCCTGGGCGACATCGGCAGCCCGGGCCGTACCGCCTTTGCCGCCGCGGTTCCCGAACCCGAAACCTATGCGATGCTGATCGCCGGCCTTGGCCTGATCGGCGCGCTGTCCCGTCGCCGCGCGCAGCGCTGA